A window from Hymenobacter volaticus encodes these proteins:
- a CDS encoding NAD(P)-dependent oxidoreductase gives MSSQPQLGWIGLGTMGNPMSRRLIEAGYPVAVYNRSKEKEEALRAAGATTADSPAALVQQADVVFLMVSDDQAVRDLFTGPDGLLQAEASDKLLVNMSTVSPGISQEMATLSQQKGHTYLDAPVSGSVKQAEGGQLVIMVGGDEPAFQQAQPLFEHLGKLALHLGPTGNGNLAKLAINTLLGFYAQGLAETFLFAQQHGLKPEDMQTIIGNGAMSNVFSKIKGEAIMADNYQAAFALKHLAKDLRLAKAEGLNTPLGEIVHQTFQQAEPTLGDEDVIAIIKHLQHG, from the coding sequence ATGAGCTCACAACCCCAACTAGGCTGGATTGGCCTCGGTACGATGGGCAATCCGATGTCGCGCCGCCTGATCGAGGCTGGCTACCCGGTTGCCGTTTATAACCGTAGCAAAGAAAAAGAGGAAGCCCTGCGCGCCGCCGGTGCCACCACCGCCGACTCGCCGGCTGCTCTAGTGCAGCAAGCCGACGTGGTATTCCTGATGGTATCTGACGACCAAGCCGTGCGCGACCTGTTCACCGGCCCGGACGGGCTGCTACAAGCCGAAGCAAGCGACAAGCTGCTTGTTAATATGAGTACGGTTTCGCCCGGCATTAGCCAGGAAATGGCGACGCTCAGCCAACAGAAGGGCCACACCTACCTCGATGCGCCGGTTTCGGGCAGCGTCAAGCAAGCAGAAGGCGGCCAGCTGGTTATCATGGTGGGCGGCGATGAACCGGCGTTCCAACAGGCGCAGCCGCTCTTCGAGCACCTCGGTAAGCTCGCGCTTCACCTCGGCCCGACCGGCAACGGCAACCTTGCCAAGCTCGCCATCAACACCCTGCTGGGTTTCTATGCGCAGGGACTGGCCGAAACCTTCCTTTTTGCTCAGCAGCACGGCCTGAAACCCGAGGACATGCAAACCATCATCGGCAACGGCGCCATGAGCAACGTTTTCTCGAAGATCAAGGGCGAAGCCATTATGGCCGATAACTACCAGGCCGCTTTTGCTTTAAAGCACTTGGCCAAAGACCTGCGCCTAGCTAAAGCTGAAGGCCTGAACACGCCCCTAGGCGAGATAGTCCACCAAACCTTCCAGCAGGCCGAGCCTACCCTCGGCGACGAAGACGTCATTGCCATCATCAAGCACCTGCAACACGGCTAA